The Plasmodium coatneyi strain Hackeri chromosome 5, complete sequence DNA window CCTTGGTCCTTCTTCCCATCGTTCTGATCCTCCTCCAGATGGACGTACCTTTTAAACTTATATTTCAGCTGAGGTATCTGCAACTTTACGTTGCTGTTAAAAAGACCCACTTCGTCAACAATCCTTTTGTAGTCATAATTAAGAACAGACGTGGTaacttttttgcttttgctcttttctgtatttttcttttcactaaAGTTTATGTTGTGGGCATAGTTAAAATAGATGTTACTGTTTTCCGCTTCTTTTTGTGTATCCTTATTAAAGTCGTCGTGATTTCTTCTATTCTTGGCGTTGCTATTAATGTgggtgttgttgttgctgctgttgtggTTTGCGGTTGTGTTTGTGATAACCCCGTTGACGGAGGTGCCATTGTTGAAGTTACCGTTAATGTTGCCTTCTTCAAAGGTGTAGAAGAAAATGCtgttcttatttatttcgtCTACATTATATGCGATGGCTACTCCTTTGGAGTATATAATCACTCGGTTGCTTAGGATGTGCTTCTTTAAATTCTTGGCATTCAATATagtcgtttttatttttcctccttcgatGGACTCACTATGAAGTAGCGGTCCCACGTGGGGTGACTTCGACAGGATGCTTCCCCTGGGGGTGGACTCTCCTAGCAGGTTACTCCTATTTCGAATGAGTTCCTTAAtgatgtttttattttcgttgTAGTCCATGCTGAACGTGGTGTACTCGTTGTATTGGTCCTGTTTGTTTGGCTTATCCTGTTTTTCCGACTTTTCCTGCTTGTCCTGCTTATCCAGCTTATCCTGTTTGTCCTCTTTATcttgcttctttttctccttctccgtGACTTTGTCGACTGCTTTCCTCCTGGTGGAGCCACTGACCACGTCGTTGGTCTTCATCTTCCCATTCTTAGCTTTACTATCTGGGGGTCCCATATCCTGGGAGGCGCACTTGGCAGTTTTCCTACTATTCGCGTCCTTACTCCCCAGAATGGTAGAACCTTTGTGggcgcttttttttgcgctcGCTTGGGCGTTCCTTTTCATCTGCTTATTTACATTCGCTGTGGTGTTTCTACCCGTGGGGATGTGCACGTCCCTGTTAAATCCCAATCCTATATCAGCTTCACTGGTATTGGTATGGTTGCTATCGACCATCTCTTCACTACGAGGTATTTTCATCATCAGCTTGTCAAAGGAGTACGCATTGGGGAGGCTACTAAAGTAGCTGCTGCTGAGAAAGGAATTATCACTAGGGGAGATGGACCCCTTAATATCACGCcctacttcttcctcttcctccttggtgccatttttcaaACAAGAATAATCACCCTGTGTTATATGATCTCTTCTCCCTCTTCGGAGGTACTCTCCTATCTTCATATAATCATCCGATGTTAAATTGTTCATATCGCTTTTGATGGAAGtatcaattttttcactttccagTTTGGCATAATAATTACTTAAAAAGATGTCCCTCATGGAGTTGTCCACCTGACTACCCATGGAATTCTTCCCCAGGTAGTAATCACTGGTAACTCCCCCTGGACGCAGGTCAAAATAGTCACCTGAATTTATTCTATTGTAGGAACTGCTCTTCGGTATGCTTGTATTGTTATTATGAATGGGAAGAAGATTTCGCTCACTTCGATCCACATGGAAGTATGGCCTCTTCTCAAGATTACTTAACGATTTGCTCTTTAACATTCTCGGCAAAAGGTTATCACTGCTCTGTTCGTTTGTGTATATCTGTTCATACGTATTTTTCAAGTGATCCACATGACTAACGTATTGATggacttccttttcttctcctttgaaAATGGTTGAGTTTTCCAAAAAGGCGTTCTTCTTCGCTCCActtggtaaaattttcaaatcgTTAAATGGTCTGCAATTGGGTTCCACCTCAACTTGGGCGTTTACCTTCATGTTAACACTGGAGAGACGATAATTCTGCAAGCCCTCCaactcttcctctttcttatCACCCATACCGTGACGGAGGTAGTGGGATACAATTAGGTTATCCTTCTCCCGGTTGTGATTGGTGTGATTAATTTGGGggttattttcccccccgaaattgctttccatttttgcttcatcATTCGGGTTGATGTTACTTCCCTTGCTTACACCCCCGTCGGAGTTATTATTCTGGTGGATGCCATCATAGTTCTCCTCCACGATGTGGCTGTCTGTGGCACTCCTTCCATACATTCCATAGGGAACCCCAAGGTGTGCATTTCTGTTGATGACGGTCCCCTTGTACTTATCACTTTGCAGTCTCTGCACCAGAATGTCGCACAGTTCGGCGTCATCCTTGGTGTACTCTTTCGGATGATCATCACCATAGCGGTATTCGTACTGGTATGAGCAGCTGCTTTTTCGGTCGTTGCCTTCTTCATGGTCGCGTTGGTAACCCTCCACGGTGGTGTTCAGTTTCTCCAACGGGTTGACGTAGTGATCCTTCCCCGTGTGGAGCGAAAGGTACCTCACGATCTTTTCCCCACACGCAGCAGGTTGTGCCCCAGGGTAGGAGGATCTGCATTCACTTCTCACGGGTGCATAGGAACGGTTGTACCTGTCGGAAGAGTAATCTCCAGGGATGGTTCCACCTTGGTGGTTATCTTCACCCctatgaagaagaaaatgccaCGGTTTGGAGACTGGATCTGCGGAACGGTATTCactatttttcttcatgAATTCCCTTTTGCGTTTCCTTATTTGGAGAACGCTATCCGAAAGGTAGTTCCGCTCCCCGAGGTTGGTCACGTTCTCCTCAGTGGAGGTGACTTCGTTGGTGCTGCTCCGCACGTCAAACGAGTTGCACCTTTTCGCCTTTCCTTCATCTGAGCATACGAACGAGTAATGCGACAAAGGGGCATCGGGATGAACAGTGGAATGTGAAGTTGTATCGCCTGTGTTTTTATTCTCCATGGGGGGTTCTGGGAAGACCTCCTCATTGACTGTACTGTCCCCCCCATTCCCATGGTAGTCATATTTTGGCAAAGAGTGAAACATCTTATACATATTGGTATTGCTTAAGTAGTAACTTAATTTTTCACTGTTTAACAAATGCCAGAATTTGCTAGCACCCTGTAATACATCCATGGGgttgtttcccccttgtGATGTTCCTTCACGGGGGGTGGCTTCAATGGGGTCCGCTGCTAAGCGATTCCCCTCGAGGGAACTACTACTTCTTTGGAGTTCACTTTTGTAAGATTCCTCCCTTTTGGAATGCCCCAGCATATGCCTTCTATGCGACCCCGATGTTGCGCGTGACAAACTATTAAACAATTCTTCCTGTGTTTCCTGCGTTTCCTGAGTCTCCTGCGTCTCGGCCCTTTTCCCATAGCGCATTATTATGTCACTATCGTTGCAGTGAGTGTTGTCTCCCCCGTTAGttctaaaaagggaagagttCACATCTCCACAGTTTATTGGCATGTGATAACTCTCCCTAAGGATGGGGTTATAGAACTGGTCAGCCCTCACAGTGTCGAGCAGTTCATGTTCACTACTGAACGGGACAGCGTTGTCATCCCTTTGATTGGTCATATATTCGCTGAAGATGCTATTCTGGAAATTATCCAAACTACTTCCtcccaaattttttacaaaagaaTGGTCTCCTTTGGCTGCTTTCTTATTTGACTTACTCGAcatggtgttttttttttctccccttttgatCACATCACTATTGCTAATGACAGGGTTGATGCCATTTCGATTCTTTTTACTTGACTTTCCTTTCGATGCGGGGTTGGCTTTTTCTGAGAATTGCAAAGGATGTCCCTTCGACGGGTGATCCATCTTGTTAGCCCGTTCGTTTAGCTGGTTCTTCTCATTCCGCTTACCCTTTTTGTCTCCTTTTGGACCTTCCATAGAGGGGATGATTTCCTCCTGCATAGGTACCCCCCCTTGTTGAGCTTTGTCCAAGCTGTGCTCCAACCCTCCGTTCAGATTTTCCTCAACATatatttcctcctccattttgcagTTGTTGTAACTGCTCCAGAAGTTAAGGTGGCAATACCACTCGTCTGGTAACAGGTTTATATTAATATGTGCGTCCACTTTCCGCCACTTTTTGCAGCTTTCACACTGGACCCAATTAACTACATTGTTGGAGGGGGTGGTATTCGTTCCGTTCACTGTCTGACTGCCGCTGTTGCTTGGATATACTCCCTCGGTGGAGTTACCTGCATTTTCCGCAACGACATTGTTCGGTTCAGTCAGGAAGGTGCAATTGGATTGGTCATTCGAAGGAGCACTGTCAAAAGGTACATCGTGGTGTTCCTTCTTGGGTGAGTTACTTTTTCCTAAACCAGGAGACCTGCTTGGCACGGTCATATGATTTTGCGCCACGTCCGTGTGGGAATAAGCCTCATTGTGTATGTggcccctttcttcttctgcttcttcttcctttttggcgAAGCGATGATTCGTTTTGTCCCACTTATCATTCTGGAGGTTGCCTCCCCCGTTTGGCACCCCTCTATCCCAGCTAACAGCACTGTGCGAGTCGTCGTCCAGATGGGGATTCGCTTGGCCATCCGCTTGACCATCCGCTTGACCATCCGCTcggtcgttttttttcttctgggtttttttcctctccacGTTGCAGCTGGTTTCTCCCTGATCCAcgtcgtcattttttttttttttttttttagcactttttttatctatTGGCACATTAACCCTGTTCTCATTTGCATCActatcttcccttttttccttcacttcgcAGGTCGAAATTCCCCTGGggaattcttcttttcccttctttttatttttttccttccccaaagacttcttaattttatttttcaaatttatgtTAACGATTGAGTGcataaaggaataaaacgGGGTGGCGCCGCtgcttacattttttttaaaatttttgtacctTTTTACGTTGTCCGCTGTGTTCATATCTGTATCGCTCACGTGCATCCTGTGCAGGGGAAACTGCTTCTTGCGTTTTTGGTTCTCATATATCTCTCCATCACTGTTGTTTCGTTTGTGCCGCGCTCGCAGGTCCTTCCGCCTACTCGTATTAGCAATCTTATAGGCTTTCTTATTAGTGCCCTTATTAGTGCCTTTACTGGTGACTTTACTGGTGCCTTTATTGGTGTCcctattttccttcttcccacCTTTGGTGACTACATTGGGGACGTTTTCTTCTGGCTTACAGGTGGGAATGCGCTCTTCGTCTTCCCCCTCAGCCTGCTTCAAATAACTGTCATTAACATTAACATGGTTGGGGACGGGGGTCACTTCACGATTTGTGTTATTCCCCCTTGGAATTCCACTTCCCTTGTCCCCTTCTTCCCGCTTTAGCGGCTTCTTCGGTAACATCGCGCGTTCTTTTTcgctcttcccttttgtgtgCATGCTGAGATGGCCATCCACATGTTTATCGTTACTTcccatgtgtgtatttttgcCATCACTGAAATGATTACTGCTGCTTCGGTTAGCACTACCATGGTTGACATTACTATGGTGGGATCCCTTGATCACAAATGCGTTGGCCTCATCATGCGCCTTAGTAACATCGGCGTGGGAATTACTCACGTGGAAGGATTCTCCCCCCACTGAATACTGTTCTTCGATATGATGAGCACAAACACTGGGGTCGATGGCACTAGCAGCTATGTTACTGCGTTCATCGGTATGAATAACACCGTTTGTTTGTAGGCCCCTTTCCAGCTCAGAGGCAACATAGCCAACATTGAAGTGCCCtgaaaggaaattttttcccaagtCTGAATTATTAGTAGCTACTTCCTCTTCTACATCGCAAGAATTATACCTAGTATCCGTATTCAAATTACAGTACCATATTTTGGGCAAATTATTCATGTCAATGTAGACGGGAagcttcctccatttttcacACCGATCACATTGCACCCAGTTGTCTTGTTCTGGGGTATACAGATCGGTGCTCTCCTTCGTATTATTAATCATTATTGTgttaatatttaaaaaaaaaattttttttttttctccatcatAATTTTGATCCCAgtgaaaaatttccttttcagtGCTAAACAATTGGCTTGTACTGAAGGGGGTTAAGCTTTCCTTGGCATGATGCTTCTCTTTTGCCTTCTGCGTTTTGTGTGTGAAATTTTCCTTACTATGTGGCGACTTGTCATTTCGATATTGTGCTAATGGGCGAAATTATTACTCTACGAAATGGCGTACGTACGCGGTGTAGAAGTTGGTTGTAaaatggggcaaaaaaagggcgcctttttctgcttctacTTCCACTTCCACTTCCACTTGTGCTTCTGATGGATGGCTTCTCTTTGGCCCGCTTTGTGATAGGACGTGAATCTTCTGTTCTGTGAACTATCACGTTAACtatgtttcttttctttttcacgtATTAGcatctgtatatatatacacgctTATGCCTGCTAGCGCCGCGCTCCACACCTGTGCCGGCGCGTACGAtttataaaacaaaaatggaacaatGTAACCATGGAACAAGTATGCGGACAGACGAAAAAAGCGTGTGTACAAAAGTAGGCGGACGAGCATCCAAAGGTACAACTCACTGTTGTAGAAAACTACAACGCTTAGAAAAAACAAGTGAGGATTCACTTAAAATGTATCTTCCGGCTTATTCCGTTAAGGGCACTTGTGTACGCAATCTAGTAGGAACATAAACATAGGGGTAAGAGCACGCCTGTACATGTACTCATATTTGCACCTAACAAAATgcaattaaaaagaaagtcAAATGAGCGGGGACAATCACGCAACGTTGCAGATTTATAcgcatgtgtacaaataCGCTGTGCAAGGATTGAGGCGCCCCTCCTATCTGTGTACTCTTACAAACAAACTCATAATCACGTTTTTGTGAAGTCATctgatgatgaagaggaaaaattactTAAAAGGAAGCACTCCCTTTTGTGCggatttttcccatttatcATTAGACAATCGGGTGGAGGTATAGCGATATATCCATGTGGATATACGTGTGCAAATACAACTGTTCTGTACAATGCGTTggcaaaaatgtaatttcttcaaacaaaaaaaaaggttgaaATAACTACGTAAAACACTTGATTATTGCAATCAGGGGAGGGAGGAGCTGCTTTCTGCAAAGCTTCTCTCTTACGCTTTGAATAAACACTTAACGGTTGGCCCCTTCTGTAATGAGCTTCTCTTATATGTTGGGTGTTCCCTATGAAGAATAACCCCTCTGCGTAATCATTAAAAAGAAACGTTTGCTTAACCAGTTACGTGTATgggtatacatatgtgcgcattcaattttataataaaatgtaaaatgataaaaatgtgGACGGAGCTATGGTTGAGCTGTGTGCAAGTTGCTATATGGTGGATAAAATTTTGTCGACTTTTGGCGAtctggatttttttttttttttttttttttccctcttctcgTTAACTGATGTGTGTGAAAGAATTATAGTGGAGCGGTCTACAGACATAGTTAAATTAATCTTAAGtacattccttttctgttcCGCTTCGATTGGATTGatttattctttctcttttggGGCTGCCTCacttgttgttgttcatttgttgGCAAGTTGTCTCCTTACGCTTCGATTTTTGTTTGTACACCTGCCACGGTTGTCCGCTCGATTCGCAGTTCGCAGTGCAGCTGGAGAGTGCGGCTAGGAAAAGCAAATGGAACGTAACAAGTGGCCAGTCACACAAGTGGCATGTCACAACTGGCAAGTGACAGCTTTTCCTGCCCTATTTGCCGTTTCGAACTTTCGCACTCGGTTTGTCACCATATATTCGGTCAATGCTTATCCGTTTCGCGCAAGCGGCATGAAGCTCGCCTCGAGCATTTTCGCTTGGCTATTGGCAGTTTGTACAAAAGTATGAGTAACACGTACAACCTACGTTAGCCTACgagcatatatatggaaatatATTTGCGTAAGCCCTAGGCGTAATGCGGCACATACATAACACATACAATGCTTTTTGTATGCTCGCTTATTTCgcttttaaatatttttgaagataaaaaaaaaaaattattgctggttcatatttttttctgcttttttgggtttttttttgctttccttggttttttttggctttttttAACGTTATGTtcagtgaatttttttttttttttttttttttttttttgtggaaatataaatttttttttattccatctttggaaaaaaatggcaggaacattttcatcattaaGACGATGATGCGATGACTCATATAAGtaggggaaaagggaaaaaaaagcgaaaaaaatcgaaaaaaaacaaaaaaaaaaggggaagccgaagaagaaaaaatgaaagaaaatggggtactgaaaaaaggggggggtaaAACGCGGCTCGACCAAAAAGGGCAGTAAAGAACTGCGGATTGGACCAAAtgctgttaaaaaaaaaaggcggagCTGAAccgaaaaaaggggaaatataaaGGGCCAGGGGTCCGCCGTCGCAGCAGGTCTTTTATAGCCAACCTGAAGTTTAAGCCAAGagggaaaacaaaagggTCGGGGGCCCAATTAGGCCTCATCTCATATTCTCCATCATCATCTGTGTTGTCGtagcaaaaaaggaaaatgaaaatgggaACGAGCTGAATATAGGTGTTACCTTTGTCATGCATAGAGTATGCATATGATGCAGCATAATTTTTATGCGCATATGTATGCTAAGCATGTGCTGACGGCTAGGCCACCCTTTTCCAAAATTGCCTCatcttcgaaaaaaaaaaaaaaaagtaggacGTTATGGAAAAAACACTTGGCGTGGCACCAGTTGAGAAATTAAAAGAGGATGAAATAcgaaagagggaaaaacaaattgagTAAAAATATAACGAATAAACTGATAGAACAAaacagttctttttttttttttttttttttttttttgtggctGTGCCCTGCAATGAAAGTTTCAAAATaaattttgcataattcTTCTCATATTGTATAGAAGAGAAGAACgtcataaaaagaaaaaataaatactgAACCCCAGCGtttgaagggaaaaaaaaaaaaatacagccAGCAAGCGTTtgaaggagaacaaaatttatatgaacacattgcgaattaggaaaaagttaaaagaaaagttcCAAACTGAACGCAAGTACATTCCGTATGTACCAATTTAGCAGGAACACAACAATATTTTGTGAAGTtgctgtttttcccccccccagCGAGAAGCATCACCAAAGGTTGCTTCCCACGTTTTTTGCGCATTTGCCTTGTCGAAGTCACGTGATTTGTTCACGCAAGGattggcaaaaaaaggggaaataaataaaatcaACGAAGAATTGTTGGCCGGAGAACGCTGAAATGTTTCTATAAAGGCGTTTGTCCCATCTGCAGTGCGTCCCCTCTTGCGTGTATGTGTCCAGTAAGGGAAAGAGGAGGCCCTCGTCTGCGCATCCCCAGGGCGCTGTAAAGCTATACCCCCACGAACACGTTTACGTAACGGTGTGTCAAACTGTGAACACTTTGcggaaattttattaaaattacGGGAATAAACAAGAGAGAGAGAAAGACATGGTGGTATAGCGGTGACatagaaaggggggaagataAATCTTTGGAGCATTTTTCTAaccaaaagaaaagaaacgtTCACGCGTGCCAATATAGTAAGATGAAATAGACCCAAAGTGGGGATCGCGTGGaagaggagcaaaaaaaaaaaaaaaaagaagacgaacgaaagaaagaacaaacaaatagaGCCCCTGCGAAGTGCGCATGTATATTTGCCCCCCTCAGGAACAATGAAGCTGGACATCTCGTGTTTTTGCTTCCTGTCGAAAAATGAGTACCGAGTGCTGACGGCGATAGAAATGGGCATGCGGAACCATGAGTACCTGCCCGTGTCATTAATAGCAAGCATAGCGAatttgaggaaggaaggcatAAACAGTGTGCTGAAGAAGTTGCTCAAAAATAAACTGATCAGtcatgaaaataaaaagtacgATGGGTACAAGCTAACCTATTTAGGGTATGACTTCCTAGCCTTAAGGGCATTTATAAACAGGG harbors:
- a CDS encoding CW-type zinc finger protein — translated: MINNTKESTDLYTPEQDNWVQCDRCEKWRKLPVYIDMNNLPKIWYCNLNTDTRYNSCDVEEEVATNNSDLGKNFLSGHFNVGYVASELERGLQTNGVIHTDERSNIAASAIDPSVCAHHIEEQYSVGGESFHVSNSHADVTKAHDEANAFVIKGSHHSNVNHGSANRSSSNHFSDGKNTHMGSNDKHVDGHLSMHTKGKSEKERAMLPKKPLKREEGDKGSGIPRGNNTNREVTPVPNHVNVNDSYLKQAEGEDEERIPTCKPEENVPNVVTKGGKKENRDTNKGTSKVTSKGTNKGTNKKAYKIANTSRRKDLRARHKRNNSDGEIYENQKRKKQFPLHRMHVSDTDMNTADNVKRYKNFKKNVSSGATPFYSFMHSIVNINLKNKIKKSLGKEKNKKKGKEEFPRGISTCEVKEKREDSDANENRVNVPIDKKSAKKKKKKNDDVDQGETSCNVERKKTQKKKNDRADGQADGQADGQANPHLDDDSHSAVSWDRGVPNGGGNLQNDKWDKTNHRFAKKEEEAEEERGHIHNEAYSHTDVAQNHMTVPSRSPGLGKSNSPKKEHHDVPFDSAPSNDQSNCTFLTEPNNVVAENAGNSTEGVYPSNSGSQTVNGTNTTPSNNVVNWVQCESCKKWRKVDAHININLLPDEWYCHLNFWSSYNNCKMEEEIYVEENLNGGLEHSLDKAQQGGVPMQEEIIPSMEGPKGDKKGKRNEKNQLNERANKMDHPSKGHPLQFSEKANPASKGKSSKKNRNGINPVISNSDVIKRGEKKNTMSSKSNKKAAKGDHSFVKNLGGSSLDNFQNSIFSEYMTNQRDDNAVPFSSEHELLDTVRADQFYNPILRESYHMPINCGDVNSSLFRTNGGDNTHCNDSDIIMRYGKRAETQETQETQETQEELFNSLSRATSGSHRRHMLGHSKREESYKSELQRSSSSLEGNRLAADPIEATPREGTSQGGNNPMDVLQGASKFWHLLNSEKLSYYLSNTNMYKMFHSLPKYDYHGNGGDSTVNEEVFPEPPMENKNTGDTTSHSTVHPDAPLSHYSFVCSDEGKAKRCNSFDVRSSTNEVTSTEENVTNLGERNYLSDSVLQIRKRKREFMKKNSEYRSADPVSKPWHFLLHRGEDNHQGGTIPGDYSSDRYNRSYAPVRSECRSSYPGAQPAACGEKIVRYLSLHTGKDHYVNPLEKLNTTVEGYQRDHEEGNDRKSSCSYQYEYRYGDDHPKEYTKDDAELCDILVQRLQSDKYKGTVINRNAHLGVPYGMYGRSATDSHIVEENYDGIHQNNNSDGGVSKGSNINPNDEAKMESNFGGENNPQINHTNHNREKDNLIVSHYLRHGMGDKKEEELEGLQNYRLSSVNMKVNAQVEVEPNCRPFNDLKILPSGAKKNAFLENSTIFKGEEKEVHQYVSHVDHLKNTYEQIYTNEQSSDNLLPRMLKSKSLSNLEKRPYFHVDRSERNLLPIHNNNTSIPKSSSYNRINSGDYFDLRPGGVTSDYYLGKNSMGSQVDNSMRDIFLSNYYAKLESEKIDTSIKSDMNNLTSDDYMKIGEYLRRGRRDHITQGDYSCLKNGTKEEEEEVGRDIKGSISPSDNSFLSSSYFSSLPNAYSFDKLMMKIPRSEEMVDSNHTNTSEADIGLGFNRDVHIPTGRNTTANVNKQMKRNAQASAKKSAHKGSTILGSKDANSRKTAKCASQDMGPPDSKAKNGKMKTNDVVSGSTRRKAVDKVTEKEKKKQDKEDKQDKLDKQDKQEKSEKQDKPNKQDQYNEYTTFSMDYNENKNIIKELIRNRSNLLGESTPRGSILSKSPHVGPLLHSESIEGGKIKTTILNAKNLKKHILSNRVIIYSKGVAIAYNVDEINKNSIFFYTFEEGNINGNFNNGTSVNGVITNTTANHNSSNNNTHINSNAKNRRNHDDFNKDTQKEAENSNIYFNYAHNINFSEKKNTEKSKSKKVTTSVLNYDYKRIVDEVGLFNSNVKLQIPQLKYKFKRYVHLEEDQNDGKKDQGYNATEGLPPNMTSEPNGVNAKLHSVATPCITTDVKKKKEKKKQTVLKMQKEGPSIGLPVKEEKGSKKGKPSSSLGKKPSANDTLNGFPSLGENENADRSNRSGNTASPVRNGSNSRNGKHGAHEPWESYVPPEHHDDENTANGWVNPDVKEDIPANQHKANKKTNKGAFTERSSANRETPRNDRSSKKKKKKIVPKNAQNNMQEETHMVEKDENAETNEPVAIVGGDEDDPQKMHDVTHSNPQEKTHNDHVSKRKDSYKRQINLISDVKKEEQPDCSSSLAESSKEHDEERSDYEVEPNGSNRNDCDREDSSNSTALLENNPFGDILDGENKATSDHHQKVHSAEETPISAKKKKKNVNNDKDKFDGITSSGTDTRVPTKRRKTTDEHIDERSDEKDNKEETTTPTGKLASIKRDSKEEEEEARENCHAKDSDERSSLKKGYTPHSENVKGENNTMGILQIPLQTEELLHRKARAKKIIYDDDEDDQCEVNSQESPNGVETTGVGQDPQGSNLNGEVETDTSCHKEVNKSHPERVIKQAENNHHAECEKGTYRKRKLNEELKGDNRSSSKGKEHVLYPRDETVRLHKERHSSYSPIRMVHRYDEMTERRDQRKEHTSMVPKRIHREEDNESSTTNRNGAFYEGEANERVHHYEHGEGDPKGYHKKPRIHEYKHDRGDDREMWQHNSRGHYVKGRYDHSEERRSVNSRDNRMSYSPPVDRYEDERRGRHTDKYSEKYFDRYKDKHSGRYNGKHGDKYGYTHHDRSGKFDMYDRRDKGYTAHNGNSPRREIYTKYANDYDHEHHRRYEKHSRYEKHDRYDNRANKYDPRNERMEENSRRHENEQFKNPNYDKRHNANTTIRNSNRSSLNRNSIHAEDAERELPNGNYKREREERERFEGRADEQENNKYTRYAEKKSRYDYAENDYKGGRYMDNSDKDDKYFGRRNKQNNHHFEENEHKHYASGYNGYGSQGDKFHQHGGYHGDHYSHHNHHDRHYHRHGPPSNKLINKSYKN